acctactataaatcaataataagtcgattgagggtaaatatagatttttttttattcttttgttaatatcagtaaattcggTGAATTGCGACTAACaaagggacttatttattatatggaaGCAAATCTCAAGGGTGATAGATGCACTTTCCCAAactatatgaaatttatatgtacTTACACCAAACCATAAGGAATGAccatgtaattatccctaaagaAATTCAGTAGTAAGTCTAAACACCCAACAATACAATTGTTATAAGCCGCATTCTATAGATCAAGGTACATGTTACCCTAAAAAACGGCTACCTAAGATTCCAAATCAATTGACGCAACAACTAataacaaactttctttttttctttttaaattgattatgcAACACATTCAAATAGACATAATTCTTATTAGATAACTCCAAATGAGATATAGATACTCCCATTTGAAAGCTAACATCCAAAGAACTCAATGAGTATATACAGCTTGCCTATAACCGACTCCACAAATCTCATTCAAAATTTCCTATAAACAAAGAATCAATGATTTTAagattttcacaaaaattcttCAACTATTGTGGTACTACTGGACTTCGATACgcatcaaatttaatttttgaaaatttataatataaaatttaagctattaagtttaaatttaagtttttgcaaTAAGATTTTAATATCTCAATTAAATGCCAAcaaatacatttaataatgaaaaatacttaTGTCCTATATCTTcatcatattaattagaacAAAATCACTACAAATCTTACATAACTATTATATAAGTCATTTATTAGTGaatctttaataaatattaaaaataaaaaacaataaaaatacaataatctTGATAAAccaaaaacgaaaataaaaataaaatagccaTTTAagttctaattaaattatttgtaattactcaaatatcaaaatgttaTTGCATTcagatataatataattaggaatcaataaataatttttttaaaaaaaaacaactaaagtataatgacatcagcagcagcatcatcatcatcatgcaATACATTATAttcctaatttatatatatatatatagatatatatatatatccctcTTGAATAGTTAGTAGTACTCGAACACTTTCACACTGACTTGGGTTTATTTAGACTCTATAGTTTCAGACCGCCGACTTCCACcgagttaattaattctttctgGAAAACCTAGCCCCGCTCGCTTCACGAACTTGGGCCGTGCTCTGCCGCGTTCAAAAGGTTGGCTTTCTATGTcttattctcctttttttttctactttcttGAGTTTCAACTTGTACTTGTTTACTTGTCTTGTTTGTGGCTCTTTGTTCGAATTCGTTTTTTTAGTTCGTGAGAATTTGAGGCAATGGTGTGAGAAGGGTCTGAATTTCCGGGCTAGATTTGGGGGTTGTGGGTTGGTGTTTTAGGCGTTCTTGTTTTGCTTAGCATTCTTGAAGTGGTGCTTGATTTGGTTGAATGGTAATGGGTGCCATCCTCGAGTGACTGGTGGCTAAAAGAAGTGTTCTTGTGGAGTTTGATGCTAAATTTGTGGTTGGAAACTGTGGGAAAACAGAACATTGAGTATGTGGGTTCTTGAAGAAAAGAGTAGATATTGCAGTGAATTTCTCAGTCTTCTGCTATTATTTTAGGTTTAACTTGGTTCCAAGTTAATGATGATATACATGTCAAAATCGAGGCTTGAGGGCTCTCTCTATATACCCACTACATTTAGTGCTTATGTGACTTCATAAGATAGTTATTGTGTAGCTACAGGGTTTCCTATGGCTGGAATGTTACTTATGATTTTCTATTACCAGGACTTAATATAAAGCCTTGGAGTATCATGGTCATGTGGATGCAGTGATGAAGACTTGTTGTGGTTGGATTTTAccattatgtgattttttgcTCAATAATGAATTGCGATAGCTATTCTAGTTCAGATGTACATGTCATTTGGCGAGTCTATCCACATTAGACCTCATTTAGCGATCTCTTTATACTTTAAGTAGACTAACTTTGTTGATATGATACCAGGAATTGTTGAAAGTAGTATTGGTTGAAGTTATTGGATCTTGTCAAATGCTTTAAGATTTGATGAAATCATGACGtatcatttgattttgaatagATGATTGAAGAAACAGGTTTGGTCAAGTCTAGATGAAGATTACCGTCATTGTTTATAACATTTTAGTCTTTTGATTAACACCCTCTTTTTCTCTATTATGTCATGCTCATTGATATCACAAACAACTTTTGCCTTGAAATAGTTTTTCCTTCTCCCTTCCTCCTTCCCCTTCCACTCTTTCTCTTTGTGTGCTCTCTTATATCCTTTCTTATCTCCTTTTTGTGATTTCAAGTATAATTTCTTATTGGAGGAACACAATCATTTTGATAAGCTTATTCGTGCAATCTTTTTCTAAGTGTCAAATCTTGTAGAAATTATATGCCAGCATGCTTTGGGGTTCAAGAAGTGGTTTCTTGTATAGacatttgaaaaatagttCTCAGTAATTATCAGGACAAGACTGAAGGTATATAGTTGTTCTGTTAACAACAAACAGCTAGGTCATTCAATCCAATTATTTCTGAATTGGGAAGTGCCATATAGTAAGCTGGTTTTTTGATCCTCAGTTGTACTATTGGTAACTTGCTGATATAATGTTGGTTGCTTCAGAGGTGACTTATTTAGATTGGATACAAAACTCCAAATCTTCTGCTGCTTTGACTATGCTGTAAATCTACCAGAACACTGGATAAATCTAATGATTTAAGTGCAAACATAAACGAATAGTCTTTTGAccccatttttctttttacccaTGTAGATGGTGGTTCATCAGACACATGATGTATGTCAACTGACATGGCATCATCTGCAAACACATTTTGGTCCAATATCCATAAACTACATCATATATGAATGGATTCTCAATCTCAAATGGAAAGCTCGGCGCTAAAACTGGCATGTCTAATCCTGGATGTATATTTAGAAGTCATTTGAGCAAACTATGCTTGCACTCGGGCTTCCAGATCAGATGCTTATCTTCTTTCTCATGGCAAAGTCCTAAACCTATGAGATTTTAGTAACAGCTACTTAGAGGTGGGATATCTTCGGAAgggtttcaaaatttgaaactgCTTTTGGtgaattattcttttagaCTACTGTGTCGACCCCAGCCCATCACTGGTGGTTGAAATGATTTGTGGGGACCGAAGGCTTATATTGGGGTGTTTGCAGTGGATTGGGGATCACAAATGGTTGTGCTGGAGCTGCTTAAATTTGGTGCTAATATGATGAGTAACTGTTGCCAATTTTCTGACTTCTTTGCCTATTGACCTGCTTTAGCAAGGCCCTGACCCTTTTTCTTGGGTGATAGAATTAATATCCTTATCAGCATCTTTGGTTTACATGTTTTGAATTCAGCTACTTCATGTTTGAAGTAAATGTTGAACTGATAACAGAGGAAGAGAGGTGGTTAGGTTTCACAACAggaaaggagaagaaaaaataaagaactttATCTATTGATTGAGGTCTGAGGGTAGCATCTGTTTGTTGAAGATATCCATCAAAACTCGGTTATTTAGTCTTCTCCAAAATCTGCATTAAATGACAGTTTTTGCCTGTTAATTGagatttatattcaatttttgtgaaacTTTTATGTTGTCTTTGTCAGTGGTGTTTAAATTCTAAGCACCTTGTTTAATAggataagtaaataattcacCCTTGTAAAATTACATTGCTGCATAAATGCTGTAATAAGACAGCAGATGAAGAAAAACAGAGTATCAGCTCAACTAatactttcttgtttttgacAGACTGTTGCATGAGAAAGTAAATATTGCTGTCCTATATCAGCAAGAGTTCTCTATGGCGGAAAGGAGAAAACGGAGATCATTGTGGGATATGGAAGAAGAGACCAAACATTTGTCTGGAGTGAGTGAACATAATTCTTGGACCGCTAAGGATCACCATTCTAGTCATGGCAGTGGACGTTATTATGAGTATTCTGATTCCAGAACCGCTATCACAGAGAATTCTAGGGATGATTCCAGATGGCCACCTTGGGAAGCAATTGAAGAAAACCCGGTTGCACCAATGAATGGCAGCTTCAAGAACACCCCGGAAGGAAAGGAAATGGGTCATCAGAGAGAAAgatattacaagaaaatgtCTCCTGGATTTGATAGAATCGAACTGCATAATTATAACCATACTCGTGAATATGATCGGAGCCATTCTCAAAGGTCTGTTGTGATACCTTATTCTTTATTCATACGAAAGGTGCAAATGATACTGTGATGATTTTTGTAAAGGCTTGGCTTTGAATCAGTTTAAGTCTTTAATGCTGAGAGACACCTCCAAAATGCAATGATTTTGCAGGAAATCTTGGAACAATTCTCAGTTGCAGtgttaaaatatgaaagttgTAATGATGATGCACCTTTCTTTGgcatcatataataatttctcaCTGTACAATATTCCACCAGCTTCATTATTTATTGCTCTTGTGTGACAGGTATCCCGGAAGAGGCAGGGGCAGGAGCCAGAGCAGAAGCAGGACTAGAGGCAGGAGTCGTAGTAGGAGCTTGAGTAGAGACCGCGGAAGGGAAAGGGGAAGGGGAAGGGGCTGGAGCAGAAGCAGGAGCAGGAGCAGGAGCAGGAGCAGAAATGACATCAATGCAAAGGATCACACAAGGAGTCGGAGTCCCGTTGGAGACTATAGACGCCAATCTTATGGATGGAATGACAGAAGAAGTGGCCCTGAAAAATCATCTCAAGTTTGTAGAGATTTTGCTGCTGGAAGTTGCAGAAGAGGCAGTCATTGCAGGTTTTTGCATCCCGACAGTAGAAGTCTTAGGGATGGGGACTTCGTAGAAGATGACATGGCAGGAAGTTGGAGAAGCAGAGGAGATTATAGCCGCATACCAAGACATTCCTACAGTAGAGGTTCCGCGCTTGAATTACAAAATGATGTTTCTGATCCTTATCATGGAGAGGATGACCAGTTCCCTAGCAAAAGTAGAACTGCACCTCCTTGCAAGGACTTCATGAGAGGTAAGTGCCGTTGGGAAGACACTTGCAGATTTTCTCATCATGCTGCTTCTGATGATGGTTTTCGCCAAGGCACTAGAAATCCATCCTTTGACAAGGACATTGACCGTCGCCAGCCATACAAAAATGGGAAACCTCTCTGCAAGTACTTTGTGGCGGGAAAGTGTGATAGGGATAATTGTAGGTTTTCTCATGAGGATCAAAATAACAACCTAGAAGGCAGACAAAGTGAAGTCACTGAGAGCTGCAATTCACATGATAAGAGTAACTGGTGGAATGGTCCAAAATGGGATGATGCAACAAGAATCTCTGACAGACCGAAACCCACTGGTTGGGTTGAGACGAATGTTACTAACACAACTGGTACTGTTGATACTGGTAATGGACAAAATGATGAGAGAGGGGGCTATAGTTTGCAGAATGAGAACAAAACTTGGGGAGTTGTAGAATGTAAAAGTGGTTCGTTAAATTGTGAGAAACAACCTTCTCTTCCCAGGGAATGTGGCAGTTATGGGGTAGACACAGGCGCTACTGAATCTGTTGGTAATGACAATATGCATAACAAACGAAAACACCTCGTATTGCATGGTTCACAGTTGCAAAATCAGGATGGAATTGCAGATGTTCGTGGACAGAATGCCTTGCCGGAAAGCCAGATTTTCTCCATCAAAGCCTTGGAGCAGAATGTTCATCCAGCTTCTCATATTCAACAGCCCCATTGCGGAGCAATAGAAAATAATCTGTCTGGTGTTATTGATGAGGTAAAGGACACCAGATATACCACTCATCCAATTCTGTTCTCTGGACAAAGCTTAAATCAAGATGGTGGAAGTATGTTTCCCGGACATTCTTCAATCTTGACTGAAGATCATAGAGTGCAGAATGTACTCTGTCCTAACCCATCAAATGGATTTAGTGTTGATTTGAATCGGCCTGAGATACATATAGTTGATCTTTTGAATGCGCAGACTCAGATGCAGAACAATCAGAAAGCTGTTCATTCACAAGGGTTGTTAGAAGCAAAGGTCCCACAACTTTTAACCAATTTGTTAACCAGTGAGCACCCTGCTCAAGTTACCAACTCTCTAGTCAGTAATCTTGGTCGACAGGTTTCTCCAGTGACAGACCCCGTTTCTCTGACTCAGAGATTGGCAAATGAGGACTCTCAAACATATGAAGACATGGAAGTCTCTGGTTCAAAGGCGATGGTGCCTCCATTTTCAGATTCCACAGGTCGTGCACCATTTGTGAACTCTATTAATGTTCAACATAATCAAAATGCTGCTGCTCTTAGTCTGTTGAATTCCATGGGAAATGGCAGAGATGATACTGAGCACAGCAATCATAATTTAGCACAGGTAACAGAAGAGAGGAATCAAATGCGACTAGAACCATCATCTCCATTACCTGTAGTTACAGAATTTGATAGTTCAAAAGTGAAGCATCCAGGAAGCCCAAGGCTGAAGCAAGAGGAAGTAGTCGCGAATTCAGAAGTAACTGGAGGTAATAAAACCATTGGTGAGGAAAGCAAGGGCGTTCAAGAAAATAAGCACTCTGAAACACTCGGTGGTCATGGGAAAGTTGAAGAGGGGAATGCTAACAAGGATGAAAAGGGGATGcgtatatttaaaaatgctCTTGTGGAGCTTGTGAAGGAGATTTTGAAGCCTACATGGAAAGAAGGTCGAATGAGTAGAGAAGTGCACAAAACTGTTGTGAAAAAGGTGGTTGACAAGGTCTCCAGTACAATTCAAGTCGATCACATCCCAAAGACACAGGATAAAGCTGAGCAGTATCTGTCAAACTCCAAACCCAAAATCTCTAAACTTGTCCAGGTACTTGCTGGCCTGTCCACAGCTAACAGCTACATACTTTCTTTACTTTGCCATCTTAAATTTGAGTTTGtgcaataattttacttatggCATTGAGAGTATTTAACACATATCTATCAAAGCAACCTTGCATCACATTGTCTTTTGTTTTCACTGCTTATTGGtcattagtatttttcttgtttatatttgatattcttACACGAATGTGATGATGTACTGGGAATCTTCTCCAAGGAATACACTGATTGTCTTGTCTATTCATTTCGGGGTTTGTCATGCTCGCACTGAAATTCAAGTTCTTTCCTGCAGGCATACGTGGAGCGGTGTCGAAAGGCAGATTCTTGAATCATGTTACTGGAACCTTCTTATACTGTACTATGATTAGTATAAAGTGTTTAAACCAGCATTCAACATTTTCCGCATTGCTCGACTTTTTAGATGCTTTCCAGGGAAGTATTCCTGGAATTATCATCACTGGACAGTTCTTCTGACTTTTGAGCACAGCAAATTGCACCTCTTgatttccatcttgaatcacTTCTCCATAGCTGAAGAACATGACTTTTTAATGTTGACATGCCGTTTACCACAATTTTTTCTAGTCTTTTGGCTTCTGGGACCGCCTATTGGAGTGCTTTTACGGGGCGGAAATTACAAGCGAGAATTGAGGGACTTTGGTTTCAGTTTTTAGGCATTAGTGAACATTAGTATGTGTTCACTGTTGTAAAGAAAAGCTTCCAGCTCTTTGACATCCAGATGGGAGTCAATCAATCTATTCAATATATACAGTTTGTTGTTGCCCAAATGTACAgtaaacacaacattaaattgAACGACTTGTTAGATTATCATTATCAAAggttcattttctattttcttcaaaatggTTTGTTATTTTCGGCCATATCAAGAACCCGAAACCCAGGTTTGTGTCTGGGCCTACTATCCATCCCAATAACTATCACACATGGATCGCAAAAATTTGGGCTAGAAACACCGCCATTTTGTTCTGTCATCGGGAGAAAGAGAATCAATTCTTCTTTATTCCTCAGCTTCTACGCCTGCCCGCCTCTTCCTAAATTAACTGAACTAACGATATCCTGGACCAAACCACCCACATCGATGAGCTCAGTTACCTCGACTTGCCTTCCGGGTTCACGCATGCTCTGTTTCGGTGCAGGGATTCCAACTCCAAAGCGAGTATTCATTGCTGTGGCTCTTAATTTTCACACGTTCCCGTTTTATCCCCACCCCATTCTTGATATTAGTAGAAGCCCCTTCGTTGCCTTTGCGAAGAAAAAGAATTCGCGGCCGGAGCCAGTTTTAAAGCCTTCCATTATCGATGAAGTGTCGGTGAATGGTGATGAAGACGACAATGGTATCGAGGATGACATTTTTCTCGAGGGCTTTGAAGATGGTATTTCTTGCTTGGAACTGATtccatttttgtaatttgtttttagttgaattaataaatgttcttttgttttggtttGGGTCACGGGAGGCTCTGGGGGGCGGTGGGTCAAGAACTAAGATGAATGTTGTACTGGTAGTGCTGGAGAAGTAAGGGCATGTGTAGGGTTTGTGTAGCTTTAAAGAATTGATTTTCACACTGAAAAGTGATTGTGAAATAAGATTGCGGTGCTTAGGTCTTAGAACTGGGAAATTGAGCTTAATCTTGGTGAATAAAGTAGGCGAATTCGAATTAGCCATCAAATTATCAGGTTTCTATAGTATGTTATGCTGTAGCTGACATTCTCGTATTTCAAGTGCTTATTTAGTTGACATAGTCTCTGCTCAGACATAACTACCGTTGATAACTTAGAAATAGAATGAGGGAAGATGGCGAAAGAATATAAAGGATTAGATGGTCAGATGCAACCATAGGATAGTGTTGGGTCAATGCTCCGAAGAAATTAGTATTAAGGATTTATCTTTCTGTCAACTTAGCATGATTGTAGTTCATGTGCTACTTTTCGGGGAAGAGTGTATTCCGAATTAGTTCCTCATTGTTGTGATGCTTCCGCAGTTGGTATGTATATCGGATATGATCTGTTTCCTGCTCCAGTGTGAAGGTCCAAGTATGATTCGATTCTGTAATATGATTTCATTAATGTTCTTGCTCAATCAGTCTCTTCTATATAAGTCTACTGGATCAATCTGTgagtcaatttttttgtatttcgcCACAGCTGGGAACAAAATGAATTCCCTTAGTTATATGCACAAGTATACTGATATTGCTGTCATTTCTGACTTTTTGACTCAACAGATGAtgatatttacataaatttcttgTGCAGATGAGCTGGTAGAAGAAGATGGTTATTTTGAGGATGAGTATTTTGCAGAAGAAGCCGAACCCTTTGTAAGCTCCCTACTTTAGCGATATTTTCTCTTGAAGGCTGTGGAATTAGTGGATCTTGACTATGACATTTGTGGAGATTAAAGTGTACTCTTGTTTTCTCACCATGAAGGTAGGGGATGGAGCTGGAGGTGGCGGAATATCCCTCGCTGGGACAGCATGGGATAAAAAAGCTTTAGAAATTGCTGAAGAGGTCATCATATCATTTGATGGAGAACTGGGTATATATGCCTTCAAGACATTGCTAAATGCAGCTATTCAAGTTCGTATAGAGAGACTTACAAATAAGTAAGAAGCAGTTTATTCTGCTCAAGTTATGATTGATATTGTTCGTCATTATCCATTTATGTCAATCCGCACTTTCCTATGTCTTCACGTGATTAGTGATCCGCGAGTTATATATATCCCTCTTTTCATGTGTATATGTGCATACGGGACATGTGTTTATGGTCGAATCATGCTTGCGGTGTGGTCGTGTACATGCACTTTCAAAGTTTTCTTTTGTCTGCAGATTAATGTCTTCATGTAATGCAATATGCTATATATCATTGTAATCAAGGAATTTGAACTCTTCATTCCGACATTATTTCACAGGTCTGGCTCTCCCAGCATGACAGATATAGAAGCCTTTTCCACAACATATAGAGCACGACTCGATGAAGCTGAAGCCACTGGATCCATTCCTGGAAACATATCTCTAGAGGTTTCTTCACCTGGTGTTGAAAGGGTTGTTCGCATTCCACAAGATCTTGAACGGTTCAAGGATCGTAACTTGTACGTAAAATATGCGACTGAAGCAGTGGATGGTGGTTCATCGTCAGAGCATGATGGAGTCTTCAGGCTTATATCTTTCGATTCAGAAGGCAGCTCCTGCACTTGGGGATTAGCAGATGTAAGGGTGAACAGAGAAAAATCAGGGAAAGGAAGGCCACTCAGCAAAAAACAGAAAGAGTGGCGATTGAACACTCCCTTGGATTCCCTACGCTTAGTTCGGCTGTACTCTGAAATATGAAGTGTTGTCTTCCCTGCCACAGTCGCTCTATATATTCCATGTTGAAAGTTTTTATATCTTGATTGTTCATTCAATCTCTAAAGTTGATGCGTTAAACTGTAATCGAATTAGTGATGttataactaataaatatatgaaaaatataatatgaatataaGGAAAATACTTGTATAGATTTCCTCTTCTTAATAGGAATCaagaatatttcaaaattcaacacGCTGAATATTCTAAATCAGATTGAAGGGATGGATATGAGGGACTAACCATTATCAGAATCTAAGTTGTTGGCAAggtattttattcttaaatttgactatttttattactaaaagttttaaatttaataaatcccTTTTGCTTCAAATGATGTGCAGgctaaattttaacaatttttttttagagtaaATATCCCAccattattagaaaaattataaataagttaacAACTGTCCAATACTAAGTCGAATACCAATAACCAAACCACTTCCTATACTAAGTCCAAAAATTGTGTTAGACTTGTGTTGTGTGCTCCTCTTCTCTCCAACGTATACATCAATTACCATTATAATTAAGGTCTGATGTTGTAATAATTGCATGCCAATAAGAATTAAGAAATGCGCTTCTTTTAGGACCACCACTCCTTTCCGCCCATGAATTGTTCATAGGTTAATTAAAACGTGATTAGACTCATAATGGGCATCTTATCTTAACTTGGGTTGGTGGAAACTGGAAAGCTGAAGCAACCATCATTTCTTTAGCTTTCCTCTCTCATTACACTAATTTTATCCATTCAAGATTCACACCTAcatttcttcttccttcttatttttgttttctcaaaCTCTAAgctaaaattcaaaactaatattttaagtgaattattattattattgttgttgttattttaAGTGaccaacttttcaaaaaataaatgaatagaGTCGtcctatttaaatttttatagtcTACTCTAtgctttataaaattaattattaaccctactaaaacaaaataaaagatagttataatttaaaaaaaaaaatgtttggcAGCCGACAAATTTTccccttttatttattaagacCATCCCCGTCTTTtcttttgggataattacactctccttttttaagatttgatatattatacttaaattttatgtgatttcaGAAATTATATGTAGCACTTCAGATGTTTTCTTtcgtataacaaataagtcctttcgttggtcaaaatttactaaatttgttgatattaacaaaaataattaaacgaaaattgatatttatcctcgatattgcaggtcaaataattttttctgactaaatTTTCCTTATACTGGTAAagatacctcctcacatgcattaatgcatgaagaattatgagggtaatttggtcgtaaaaaatttatctgacctgcaataaatcagtaataagtcaattagaggtaaatataatttttttttgaattttttttattaatatcaataaattcagtaaattttaactaatgaattttatggatgatagatataatttatatataattacatcaaataccacgaaaagaaagaggagtataattatctcttttcttttaattgcaCGTCCGAGTGAACTTAATTACACATCACCCTTTCAAAATAAGAAGATACCTTTTCTCTTCCTCTTTGACCTTTTTTGACTGGTCCTCCCCTCATCATTATGATaccccctccccccaccccGACTTTTTACcctatatttttactattaagGATGTTGTtgatctaaaatatattatcaaaatatttaaatttgaattgttaatcaaaaggaataattatatcaatatgatagtaaatttaatatttaatatttttaaaacttacattcatttaataaataaattcaagtattaattaaaatttactgaattaatgatacaaaatttaaacataCGGTGTGGAGTTGAATTTTTGGAATGATtcgaatttaatttgacatgAGAGGATTAAATTATGTGTTTATTGAATCGAGAAACGGGCGACAAAATCGAAGTTTATCTTCGACGTGAAGAGGGTCGAAGCCAACAGTCTGCGCAGCGTGGCCCCCATTTAAGACCCGTGCTCCGTCCTCCTTCTCACACCCGCACACACTGCTAATTCTGCTACTGCTGCTGCTTTCCTGCAGCGTCTCTATTATCATTCACTCTCTTTCTGTAACAAACGTTTGAAATGAAGAGATAAGAACAAAGGCTTAGCCTTTCTTTACCAAGAACGGGCCCTTCATTCTTGTCATGATTCAGCCGCAGATGATGTGCGCTATATGTCTATACATAGCAAAATGCCATTGATCTGAAGAGTTTCTGCCCCAAGGGACTTGcttttttgttaaagcaatCCCGGGATTCACGTGTTCTTTCCCAACGGAACTCGGTATTTATAGCTGCAGATCCTTCGCCACCTACGCTTGCgtatatgtgtgtgtctgtgttgGTATACTCAGAGATAAATGTGTGTTCACtaaattttcttgttgaaACATAAGAATAGGCGTCAAAGTTAGCGGAAAAGGGTGGTTTCTTGATCAGTTTGTTTATTGAGATGAGGCTTTGGTGGAATTTCGCGGCGgttgtggtggtggtggtggtggttggcAGTGGTTATGGCTTC
The window above is part of the Sesamum indicum cultivar Zhongzhi No. 13 linkage group LG2, S_indicum_v1.0, whole genome shotgun sequence genome. Proteins encoded here:
- the LOC105179761 gene encoding zinc finger CCCH domain-containing protein 55, coding for MAERRKRRSLWDMEEETKHLSGVSEHNSWTAKDHHSSHGSGRYYEYSDSRTAITENSRDDSRWPPWEAIEENPVAPMNGSFKNTPEGKEMGHQRERYYKKMSPGFDRIELHNYNHTREYDRSHSQRYPGRGRGRSQSRSRTRGRSRSRSLSRDRGRERGRGRGWSRSRSRSRSRSRNDINAKDHTRSRSPVGDYRRQSYGWNDRRSGPEKSSQVCRDFAAGSCRRGSHCRFLHPDSRSLRDGDFVEDDMAGSWRSRGDYSRIPRHSYSRGSALELQNDVSDPYHGEDDQFPSKSRTAPPCKDFMRGKCRWEDTCRFSHHAASDDGFRQGTRNPSFDKDIDRRQPYKNGKPLCKYFVAGKCDRDNCRFSHEDQNNNLEGRQSEVTESCNSHDKSNWWNGPKWDDATRISDRPKPTGWVETNVTNTTGTVDTGNGQNDERGGYSLQNENKTWGVVECKSGSLNCEKQPSLPRECGSYGVDTGATESVGNDNMHNKRKHLVLHGSQLQNQDGIADVRGQNALPESQIFSIKALEQNVHPASHIQQPHCGAIENNLSGVIDEVKDTRYTTHPILFSGQSLNQDGGSMFPGHSSILTEDHRVQNVLCPNPSNGFSVDLNRPEIHIVDLLNAQTQMQNNQKAVHSQGLLEAKVPQLLTNLLTSEHPAQVTNSLVSNLGRQVSPVTDPVSLTQRLANEDSQTYEDMEVSGSKAMVPPFSDSTGRAPFVNSINVQHNQNAAALSLLNSMGNGRDDTEHSNHNLAQVTEERNQMRLEPSSPLPVVTEFDSSKVKHPGSPRLKQEEVVANSEVTGGNKTIGEESKGVQENKHSETLGGHGKVEEGNANKDEKGMRIFKNALVELVKEILKPTWKEGRMSREVHKTVVKKVVDKVSSTIQVDHIPKTQDKAEQYLSNSKPKISKLVQAYVERCRKADS
- the LOC105155438 gene encoding uncharacterized protein LOC105155438 gives rise to the protein MGVNQSIQYIQFVVAQMYSKHNIKLNDLLDYHYQRFIFYFLQNGLLFSAISRTRNPGLCLGLLSIPITITHGSQKFGLETPPFCSVIGRKRINSSLFLSFYACPPLPKLTELTISWTKPPTSMSSVTSTCLPGSRMLCFGAGIPTPKRVFIAVALNFHTFPFYPHPILDISRSPFVAFAKKKNSRPEPVLKPSIIDEVSVNGDEDDNGIEDDIFLEGFEDDELVEEDGYFEDEYFAEEAEPFVGDGAGGGGISLAGTAWDKKALEIAEEVIISFDGELGIYAFKTLLNAAIQVRIERLTNKSGSPSMTDIEAFSTTYRARLDEAEATGSIPGNISLEVSSPGVERVVRIPQDLERFKDRNLYVKYATEAVDGGSSSEHDGVFRLISFDSEGSSCTWGLADVRVNREKSGKGRPLSKKQKEWRLNTPLDSLRLVRLYSEI